A single Methanofastidiosum sp. DNA region contains:
- a CDS encoding UbiA family prenyltransferase: protein MKREALIYNSAALNLPKNTLQFLFGVILFAMAGGEYNILTCIIAASGLGIGLGAIYLFNDLTDVKEDKHNSMKIRWKAVANGTMSRKESIILLKLFAILGTALALLSGLNFFIIYILVIGLNLCYSHPSIRWKSRKTLSVITISSLQVLKFSSGWFLFTNTLEGFPIIFVMAIAIGYALMFLYYKNNTQNLIHLIREDKKRVLPLSLACIIMLLTSFLIYAFPAISLMAIVLGVPTVGLYFLSKRYIGTSVNFAFMYAGLVILLLSFLLLSTPTVTAINQNMIDQNATMKQYILVRAEQIITGLSGR, encoded by the coding sequence ATGAAGAGAGAAGCGCTGATATATAATTCTGCTGCATTAAATCTACCAAAAAACACCTTGCAATTTCTTTTTGGCGTAATACTTTTTGCAATGGCCGGAGGAGAGTACAACATTTTAACATGCATAATTGCAGCATCAGGCCTTGGCATTGGATTAGGTGCAATATACCTATTCAATGATCTAACAGATGTAAAAGAAGACAAACACAACTCAATGAAGATCAGGTGGAAGGCAGTTGCAAACGGCACAATGTCAAGAAAAGAATCCATAATACTGCTCAAATTGTTTGCCATTTTAGGTACGGCGCTAGCGCTCCTTTCAGGATTAAATTTCTTTATAATATACATCCTAGTAATTGGGCTAAATCTATGCTATTCCCACCCATCAATTAGGTGGAAGAGTAGAAAGACCCTCTCAGTAATTACAATATCATCACTTCAAGTATTAAAATTTTCAAGCGGCTGGTTTTTGTTCACAAACACTCTGGAGGGATTCCCAATAATATTTGTGATGGCAATAGCCATTGGGTATGCCCTGATGTTTCTTTATTACAAGAACAACACTCAAAACTTGATACACCTAATTAGAGAAGACAAGAAAAGGGTATTGCCGCTTTCTTTGGCATGTATAATAATGCTACTCACATCTTTTTTGATATACGCATTTCCCGCAATATCATTAATGGCCATAGTCTTAGGAGTTCCAACTGTAGGATTATATTTCTTATCTAAAAGGTACATAGGAACGTCCGTAAATTTCGCCTTCATGTATGCAGGTTTAGTGATACTGCTACTATCATTTTTGCTTTTATCAACACCAACAGTTACTGCGATTAATCAAAATATGATCGACCAGAACGCGACTATGAAACAGTACATTTTAGTAAGGGCAGAGCAGATTATCACAGGGCTTTCTGGAAGATAA
- a CDS encoding polysaccharide pyruvyl transferase family protein — protein sequence MKKIAIITLNGYTNYGNRLQNYATQEVFSSLGFFVETILVDHTPKNSKINKTKGIKKIIAMASKVRRSGLNLKAFKKILLLTSTYLNKVKNKSNQEKRIKTFKDFSLYYIKETNYILSESNIPENLDDKYDYFIAGSDQIWNPFYTNGSPIYFLTFASQNKRVAYSASFGLSGIPPIYIENYRLWLSEMHRISVREEDGASIVKELTGKDVIVTLDPTIMITKNKWLAIGKKSKHKPSCNYLLTYFIGDINQNAKLKIKDIAKNNNLKIINLNNPRNSKTYIIGPSEFIDYINSASLVCTDSYHGTIFSILLERPFIVFERTVKNFSMYSRIETLLDKFDLNNRKDVNIKNNNRVFDVDFESVRPIIDIEREKALNYLREALSINE from the coding sequence ATGAAAAAAATAGCCATAATAACACTAAATGGATATACAAATTACGGAAACAGGTTACAGAACTATGCCACACAAGAAGTTTTTTCATCCTTAGGATTTTTTGTAGAAACTATTCTTGTTGATCATACCCCCAAAAATTCAAAAATAAATAAAACAAAAGGGATCAAAAAGATAATTGCAATGGCAAGTAAGGTTCGCAGAAGTGGACTAAATCTTAAGGCATTTAAAAAAATTCTTTTATTAACCTCAACTTATTTAAATAAGGTGAAGAATAAATCAAATCAAGAAAAAAGGATAAAAACGTTTAAAGACTTTTCATTATATTATATAAAAGAAACAAATTATATCCTTTCTGAGAGTAATATTCCAGAAAACTTAGATGATAAATATGATTACTTTATTGCCGGCAGTGATCAAATTTGGAATCCGTTTTATACAAACGGATCGCCTATATACTTCTTAACATTTGCCTCCCAAAACAAAAGAGTAGCATATTCGGCCAGCTTTGGATTATCTGGAATACCTCCAATCTATATTGAGAATTATAGATTGTGGCTTTCTGAAATGCATAGGATCTCCGTTAGGGAAGAAGATGGAGCTAGTATTGTTAAAGAATTAACAGGTAAAGATGTAATAGTTACACTTGACCCAACAATTATGATTACTAAAAATAAGTGGTTAGCAATTGGGAAAAAATCAAAGCACAAACCTAGTTGCAATTATCTTTTAACGTATTTTATAGGCGATATAAATCAAAATGCAAAACTAAAAATAAAAGATATTGCAAAAAATAACAATCTAAAAATCATTAATCTAAATAACCCTAGAAACTCAAAAACTTATATTATAGGACCAAGTGAATTTATAGATTATATTAATTCAGCAAGTTTAGTTTGTACCGATTCTTATCACGGCACTATATTTTCTATTTTATTGGAAAGGCCTTTCATTGTATTTGAGAGAACAGTTAAAAATTTTTCAATGTATTCAAGAATTGAAACCTTACTAGATAAGTTTGACTTAAACAATAGAAAAGATGTTAACATAAAGAATAATAACCGAGTATTTGATGTTGATTTTGAATCTGTTCGTCCAATCATAGATATTGAGAGAGAAAAAGCACTGAATTATTTAAGAGAGGCCTTATCAATTAACGAATAG